A section of the Phaseolus vulgaris cultivar G19833 chromosome 8, P. vulgaris v2.0, whole genome shotgun sequence genome encodes:
- the LOC137825056 gene encoding uncharacterized protein, translating into MVAPAWGMKVEWVGGNTLLISDRIPKVDIRWWQGSNNTDGTINVVGSKNTDGTTSVVGSNNTYGTISVIHSNNTDGTINVIGSKNTEVFVVGSNNIDGTNNDGTIRVVGSNNSDRIISVVGSNNIDATQSVVGSNNTGDTISVVGSNNTNGTINTVGSNNTNGTINVVGGNNTYGTISVVSSNHTYGTICVVGSNNTKGTMSVVGSNNTDATISVIGSNNTDGNIRVIGSNNIDATICVIGSNNTDCNISVIGSNTTDGTISVVGSNNTDGTITVVGGNNTDGTISVVGGNNTDGTISVFGSNIIDGTINVVGSNNTDSTISVVGSNYTDGTINVVGSNNIDGTISVVRSNNNDCTISVVGSNNTNGSISVVVIGSNNIDATICVIGSNNTDCNISVIGSNNTDGTISVVGSNNTDGTITVVGGNNTDGTISVVGGNNTDGTISVFGSNIIDGTINVVGSNNTDSTVIVVGSNNTDGTISVVGSNNTDDCIICVVGSINTDGTISVVGSNNTDCTIHVFGSINTDSTISVVGSNNIGGSINVVDSKNIDSTINVVGKNNTDGSISVVGTNNTYITINVVGSNNTDGTISVVISNYTDGTINVVGSNNIDGTISVVRSNNTDGTISVVGSNNTDGSISVVGSNNTGGTISVVGSNNTYGTIRVVRCNNTYCTMSVVGSKNTNGHINVVGGNNTDGIISVVGSNNTDCTMSVVVGSNSNDGTMSVVGSNNTDGTVSVIASNNIGGNINVISSNNTYGTICVIVSNNTNGNISVIGSNNTDDRISVVGSNNTNGNISVIGSNNTDDRISVVGSNNTNGDGD; encoded by the exons gtagtaataatactgatggtaccatcaatgttgttggtagtaaaAATACTGACGGTACCaccagtgttgttggtagtaataatacttaTGGTACAATCAGTGTTATTcatagtaataatactgatggtaccatcaatgttattggtagTAAAAATACTGAAG tgtt tgttgttggtagtaataatattgatggtaccaataatgatggtaccattagagttgttggtagtaataatagtgATCGTatcatcagtgttgttggtagtaataatattgatgctACCCaaagtgttgttggtagtaataatactggtGATACCAtaagtgttgttggtagtaataatactaatggtaccatcaatactgttggtagtaataatactaatggtaccatcaatgttgttGGTGGTAACAATacttatggtaccatcagtgttgttagTAGTAATCATACTTATGGTACCATctgtgttgttggtagtaataatactaaagGTACCAtgagtgttgttggtagtaataatactgatgctaccatcagtgttattggtagtaataatactgatggtaacATCAGAGTTATTGGTAGTAATAACATTGATGCTACCATCTGTgttattggtagtaataatactgattgtaACATAAGTGTTATTGGTAGTAATactactgatggtaccattagtgttgttggtagtaataatactgatggtaccattactGTTGTTGGTGGTAATAATaccgatggtaccatcagtgtggTTGGtggtaataatactgatggtaccatcagtgttttTGGTAGTAATattattgatggtaccatcaatgttgttggtagtaataatactgatagtacaatcagtgttgttggtagtaattatactgatggtaccatcaatgttgttggtagtaataatattgatggtacgaTCAGTGTTGTTCGTAGTAATAACAatgattgtaccatcagtgttgttggtagtaataatactaatggttccattagtgttgttg TTATTGGTAGTAATAACATTGATGCTACCATCTGTgttattggtagtaataatactgattgtaACATAAGTgttattggtagtaataatactgatggtaccattagtgttgttggtagtaataatactgatggtaccattactGTTGTTGGTGGTAATAATaccgatggtaccatcagtgtggTTGGtggtaataatactgatggtaccatcagtgttttTGGTAGTAATattattgatggtaccatcaatgttgttggtagtaataatactgatagtACCGTcattgttgttggtagtaataatactgatggtaccatcagtgttgttggtagtaataatactgatg ATTGTATCATTTGTGTTGTTGGTAGTAtaaatactgatggtaccatcagtgttgttggtagtaataatactgattgtaccatcCATGTTTTTGGTAGTATTAATACTGatagtaccatcagtgttgttggtagtaataatattggTGGTAGCATCAATGTTGTTGATAGTAAAAATATTGATTCTACCATCAATGTTGTTGGTaagaataatactgatggtagcatcagtgttgttggtactAATAATACTTATATTACCATCAacgttgttggtagtaataatactgatggtacgaTCAGTGTTGTTATTAGTAAttatactgatggtaccatcaatgttgttggtagtaataatattgatggtacgaTCAGTGTTGTtcgtagtaataatactgatggtaccatcagtgttgttggtagtaataatactgatggttccattagtgttgttggtagtaataatactggtggtaccatcagtgttgttggtagtaataatacttaTGGTACAATCAGGGTTGTTCGTTGTAATAATACTTATTGTACCAtgagtgttgttggtagtaaaaATACTAATGGTCACATCAATGTAGTGGGtggtaataatactgatggtatcatcagtgttgttggtagtaataatactgattgtaccatGAGTGTT gttgttggtagtaatagtaatgatggtaccatgagtgttgttggtagtaataatacagATGGTACCGTCAGTGTTATTGCTAGTAATAATATTGGTGGTAACATCAATGTTATCAGTAGTAATAATACTTATGGTACCATCTGTGTTATTGTtagtaataatactaatggtaACATAAGTgttattggtagtaataatactgatgatagaatcagtgttgttggtagtaataatactaatggtaACATAAGTgttattggtagtaataatactgatgatagaatcagtgttgttggtagtaataatactaatggtGATGGAGAttaa
- the LOC137825057 gene encoding uncharacterized protein — MEVNHQEQEEVEAQMEDAHGVQRPPQRLTWSMFKALGANGHFVVGSNNTNGYISVVGSNNTDATISVVGRYNTNGTINVVDSNNTDGTFSFVPSNNSDGTINVVGSNNTDGTIHVVRSNNTDGTINVVRSNNIDDTISVVNRNNTDGSISVVGSNNIDGTISVIDSITIDSTISVVGSNNSDATINIVGSNNTDTTISGFGSNNTDGSISVVCSNNTHGTISVVGSYNTDGTISVVGRNNIDSTYSVVGSNNTADTISVFLSFPYSVRYIHITTISVFGSNNTDGSISVVCSNNTYGTISVVGSYHTDGTISVVGRNNTDTTYSVVGSNNTVDTISGVGSNNIVDPISGVGSNNTDGTISVVGSNNIDGPSVLLEEIILMLPTVLLVGSNNTDDTISVVGSNNTDGTIIVVGINNTDVTISFIGSNNIDGTSSVFGCNNTDSTISFVGSNNTDRKISVIGINNTDGTISVVCSNNIDCIISVVGSNDINDSINVDDSNHTDGSISVVGSNNTYGTISVIGSNNTNGSISVVGSNNTDDTIIVVGSNYTDCTISVVGSNNTDGTISVVGSNNIDDTISVVGSNNTDSTVIVVGSNNTDGTISVVGSNNTDGTMSVGGSNNTNTTISGVSSNNTDGTISVVGSNNTDCSISVVGSNNTDDTIIVVGSNNTDCTISVVGSNNTDGTISVVGSNNIDDTISVVGSNNTDSTVIVVGSNNTDGTISVVGSNNTDGTMSVGGSNNTNTTISGVGSNNTDGTISVVGSNNTDCSISVVGSNNTDDTIIVVGSNNTDCTISVVGSNNTDCTISVVGSNNIDGTISVFGSTNTDGTISAVGCNNIDGTLSVVGSNNTDGTNSAFGSNNSDGTIGVVGSNNIDVCRNNTNLSISVVGSNNTDGTINVVGSNNIDDTICVVGSNNTDSTVIVVGSNNIDGTISVVGSNNTDDDTIIVVGSNYTDCTISVVGSNNTDGTISVVRSNNIDDTISVVGSNNTDSTVIVVGSNNTDGTISVVGSNNTDGTMSVGGSNNTNTTISGVGSNNTDGTISVVGSNNTDCSISVVGSNNTNDTIIVVGSNNTDCTISVVGSNNTDCTISVVGSNNIDGTISVFGSTNTDGTISAVGCNNIDGTLSVVGSNNTDGTNSAFGSNNSDGTIGVVGSNNIDVCRNNTNLSISVVGSNNTDGTISVVGSNNIDDTICVVGSNNTDSTVIVVGSNNIDGTISVVGSNNTDDDTIIVVGSNYTDCTISVVGSNNTDGTISVVGSNNIDDTISVVGSNNTDSTVIVVGSNNTDGTISVVGSNNTDGTMSVGGSNNTHTTISGVGSNNTDGTISVVGSNNTDCSISVVGSNNTDDTIIVVGSNNTDCTISVVGSNNTDCTISVVGSNNIDGTISVFGSTNTDGTISAVGCNNIDGTLSVVGSINTDGTNSAFGSNNSDGTIGVVGSNNIDVCRNNTNLSISVVGSNNTDGTISVVGSNNIDDTICVVGSNNTDSTVIVVGSNYTDCTISVVGSNNTDGTISVVRSNNIDDTISVVGSNNTDSTVIVVGSNNTDGTISVVGSNNTDGTMSVGGSNNTNTTISGVGSNNTDGTISVVGSNNTDCSISVVGSNNTNDTIIVVGSNNTDCTISVVGSNNTDCTISVVGSNNIDGTISVFGSTNTDGTISAVGCNNIDGTLSVVGSNNTDGTNSAFGSNNSDGTIGVVGSNNIDVCRNNTNLSISVVGSNNTDGTISVVGSNNIDDTICVVGSNNTDSTVIVVGSNNIDGTISVVGSNNTDDDTIIVVGSNYTDCTISVVGSNNTDGTISVVGSNNIDDTISVVGSNNTDSTVIVVGSNNTDGTISVVGSNNTDGTMSVGGSNNTHTTISGVGSNNTDGTISVVGSNNTDCSISVVGSNNTDDTIIVVGSNNTDCTISVVGSNNTDCTISVVGSNNIDGTISVFGSTNTDGTISAVGCNNIDGTLSVVGSNNTDGTNSAFGSNNSDGTIGVVGSNNIDGTISVISVVGSNNTDGTISVVGSNNIDDTICVVGSNNTDSTVIVVGSNNIDGTISVVGSNNTDVLLVVIIQMIPSLLLVVIILIVPSVFVVGSNNIDGTISVFGSTNTDGTISVVGCNNIDGTLSVVGSNNTDGTNSAFGSNNSDGTIGVVGSNNIDGTISVVPSVFVVGSNNTDCSISVVGSNNTDDTIIVVGSNNIDCTISVVGSNNTDCTISVVGSNNIDGTISVFGSTNTDGTISAVGCNIIDGTLSVVDSNNTDGTNSAFGSNNSDGTISVVGSNNIDGTISVVGCNNTDSTNSFVGSNNTVV, encoded by the exons atggaggtcaatcatcaagagcaagaagaggttgaggctcaaatggaggatgcTCATGGAGTTCAAAgaccacctcaaaggcttacatggagcatgttcaaggctttaggagctaatggacattt tgttgttggtagtaataatactaatggttacatcagtgttgttggtagtaataatactgatgctaCCATTAGTGTTGTTGGTCGTTataatactaatggtaccatcaatgttgttgatagtaataatactgatggtaccttCAGTTTTGTTCctagtaataattctgatggtaccatcaatgttgttggtagtaataatactgatggtaccatccaTGTTGTtcgtagtaataatactgatggtaccatcaatgttgttcgtagtaataatattgatgatACAATCAGTGTTGTTAATagaaataatactgatggttccattagtgttgttggtagtaataatattgatggtacaatTAGTGTTATTGATAGTATTACTATTGATAGTAcaatcagtgttgttggtagtaataattctgatgctaCCATCAATATTGtcggtagtaataatactgatacTACTATCAGTGGttttggtagtaataatactgatggtagcATCAGTGTTGTTTGTAGTAATAATactcatggtaccatcagtgttgttggtagttataatactgatggtaccatcagtgttgttggtagaaATAATATTGATTCTACAtacagtgttgttggtagtaataatactgctgataccatcagtgtt tttctttcttttccttattctgttcg ttacattcacatcactaCTATCAGTGTttttggtagtaataatactgatggtagcATCAGTGTTGTTTGTAGTAATAATacttatggtaccatcagtgttgttggtagttatcatactgatggaaccatcagtgttgttggtagaaATAATACGGATACTACCtacagtgttgttggtagtaataatactgttGATACCATCAGTggtgttggtagtaataatattgtTGATCCCATCAGTggtgttggtagtaataatactgatggtacgatcagtgttgttggtagtaataatattgatggaccatcagtgttgttggaaGAAATAATACTGATGCTACCAACAGTGCT tcttgttggtagtaataatactgatgataccatcagtgttgttggtagtaataatactgatggtaccatcat tgttgttggtattaataatactgatgttaccatcagttttattggtagtaataatattgatggtaccagtAGTGTTTTTGGTTGTAATAATACTGATAGTACCATCAGttttgttggtagtaataatactgatcgtaaaatcagtgttattggtattaataatactgatggtaccatcagtgtagtttgtagtaataatattgattgTATCattagtgttgttggtagtaatgaTATTAATGATTCCATCAATGTAGATGATAGTAATCATACTGATGGTagcatcagtgttgttggtagtaataatacttacggtaccatcagtgttattggtagtaataatactaacGGTagcatcagtgttgttggtagtaataatacgg ATGATACCATcattgttgttggtagtaattaTACGgattgtaccatcagtgttgttggtagtaataatactgatggtacaatcagtgttgttggtagtaataatattgatgataccatcagtgttgttggtagtaataatactgatagtACCGTcattgttgttggtagtaataatactgatggtaccatcagtgttgttggtagtaataatactgatggtaccatgagtgttggtggtagtaataatactaatactaCCATCAGTGGTGttagtagtaataatactgatggtaccatcagtgttgttggtagtaataatactgattgttccatcagtgttgttggtagtaataatactgatgataCCATcattgttgttggtagtaataatactgattgtaccatcagtgttgttggtagtaataatactgatggtaccatcagtgttgttggtagtaataatattgatgataccatcagtgttgttggtagtaataatactgatagtACCGTcattgttgttggtagtaataatactgatggtaccatcagtgttgttggtagtaataatactgatggtaccatgagtgttggtggtagtaataatactaatactaCCATCAGTggtgttggtagtaataatactgatggtaccatcagtgttgttggtagtaataatactgattgttccatcagtgttgttggtagtaataatactgatgataCCATcattgttgttggtagtaataataccgattgtaccatcagtgttgttggtagtaataatactgattgtaccatcagtgttgttggtagtaataatattgatggtaccatcagtgttttTGGTAGTactaatactgatggtaccatcagtgctGTTGGttgtaataatattgatggtacactcagtgttgttggtagtaataatactgatggtaccaacaGTGCttttggtagtaataatagtgatggtaccatcggtgttgttggtagtaataatattgatg TTTGTAGGAATAATACTAATCTTagcatcagtgttgttggtagtaataatactgatggtaccatcaatgttgttggtagtaataatattgatgatACCATctgtgttgttggtagtaataatactgatagtACCGTcattgttgttggtagtaataatattgatggtaccatcagtgttgttggtagtaataatactgatg ATGATACCATcattgttgttggtagtaattatactgattgtaccatcagtgttgttggtagtaataatactgatggtaccatcagtgttgtacgtagtaataatattgatgataccatcagtgttgttggtagtaataatactgatagtACCGTcattgttgttggtagtaataatactgatggtaccatcagtgttgttggtagtaataatactgatggtaccatgagtgttggtggtagtaataatactaatactaCCATCAGTggtgttggtagtaataatactgatggtaccatcagtgttgttggtagtaataatactgattgttccatcagtgttgttggtagtaataatactaatgATACCATcattgttgttggtagtaataataccgattgtaccatcagtgttgttggtagtaataatactgattgtaccatcagtgttgttggtagtaataatattgatggtaccatcagtgttttTGGTAGTactaatactgatggtaccatcagtgctGTTGGttgtaataatattgatggtacactcagtgttgttggtagtaataatactgatggtaccaacaGTGCttttggtagtaataatagtgatggtaccatcggtgttgttggtagtaataatattgatg TTTGTAGGAATAATACTAATCTTagcatcagtgttgttggtagtaataatactgatggtaccatcagtgttgttggtagtaataatattgatgatACCATctgtgttgttggtagtaataatactgatagtACCGTcattgttgttggtagtaataatattgatggtaccatcagtgttgttggtagtaataatactgatg ATGATACCATcattgttgttggtagtaattatactgattgtaccatcagtgttgttggtagtaataatactgatggtaccatcagtgttgttggtagtaataatattgatgataccatcagtgttgttggtagtaataatactgatagtACCGTcattgttgttggtagtaataatactgatggtaccatcagtgttgttggtagtaataatactgatggtaccatgagtgttggtggtagtaataatactcaTACTACCATCAGTggtgttggtagtaataatactgatggtaccatcagtgttgttggtagtaataatactgattgttccatcagtgttgttggtagtaataatactgatgataCCATcattgttgttggtagtaataataccgattgtaccatcagtgttgttggtagtaataatactgattgtaccatcagtgttgttggtagtaataatattgatggtaccatcagtgttttTGGTAGTactaatactgatggtaccatcagtgctGTTGGttgtaataatattgatggtacactcagtgttgttggtagtattaatactgatggtactAACAGTGCttttggtagtaataatagtgatggtaccatcggtgttgttggtagtaataatattgatg TTTGTAGGAATAATACTAATCTTagcatcagtgttgttggtagtaataatactgatggtaccatcagtgttgttggtagtaataatattgatgatACCATctgtgttgttggtagtaataatactgatagtACCGTcattgttgttggtagtaattatactgattgtaccatcagtgttgttggtagtaataatactgatggtaccatcagtgttgtacgtagtaataatattgatgataccatcagtgttgttggtagtaataatactgatagtACCGTcattgttgttggtagtaataatactgatggtaccatcagtgttgttggtagtaataatactgatggtaccatgagtgttggtggtagtaataatactaatactaCCATCAGTggtgttggtagtaataatactgatggtaccatcagtgttgttggtagtaataatactgattgttccatcagtgttgttggtagtaataatactaatgATACCATcattgttgttggtagtaataataccgattgtaccatcagtgttgttggtagtaataatactgattgtaccatcagtgttgttggtagtaataatattgatggtaccatcagtgttttTGGTAGTactaatactgatggtaccatcagtgctGTTGGttgtaataatattgatggtacactcagtgttgttggtagtaataatactgatggtaccaacaGTGCttttggtagtaataatagtgatggtaccatcggtgttgttggtagtaataatattgatg TTTGTAGGAATAATACTAATCTTagcatcagtgttgttggtagtaataatactgatggtaccatcagtgttgttggtagtaataatattgatgatACCATctgtgttgttggtagtaataatactgatagtACCGTcattgttgttggtagtaataatattgatggtaccatcagtgttgttggtagtaataatactgatg ATGATACCATcattgttgttggtagtaattatactgattgtaccatcagtgttgttggtagtaataatactgatggtaccatcagtgttgttggtagtaataatattgatgataccatcagtgttgttggtagtaataatactgatagtACCGTcattgttgttggtagtaataatactgatggtaccatcagtgttgttggtagtaataatactgatggtaccatgagtgttggtggtagtaataatactcaTACTACCATCAGTggtgttggtagtaataatactgatggtaccatcagtgttgttggtagtaataatactgattgttccatcagtgttgttggtagtaataatactgatgataCCATcattgttgttggtagtaataataccgattgtaccatcagtgttgttggtagtaataatactgattgtaccatcagtgttgttggtagtaataatattgatggtaccatcagtgttttTGGTAGTactaatactgatggtaccatcagtgctGTTGGttgtaataatattgatggtacactcagtgttgttggtagtaataatactgatggtactaATAGTGCttttggtagtaataatagtgatggtaccatcggtgttgttggtagtaataatattgatggtaccattagtgtt atcagtgttgttggtagtaataatactgatggtaccatcagtgttgttggtagtaataatattgatgatACCATctgtgttgttggtagtaataatactgatagtACCGTcattgttgttggtagtaataatattgatggtaccatcagtgttgttggtagtaataatactgatg TGTTGCTGGTAGTAATAATACAGATGATACCATcattgttgttggtagtaattatactgattgtaccatcagtgtt tgttgttggtagtaataatattgatggtaccatcagtgttttTGGTAGTactaatactgatggtaccatcagtgttgttggttgtaataatattgatggtacactcagtgttgttggtagtaataatactgatggtactaACAGTGCttttggtagtaataatagtgatggtaccatcggtgttgttggtagtaataatattgatggtaccattagtgtt